From a region of the Acomys russatus chromosome 4, mAcoRus1.1, whole genome shotgun sequence genome:
- the Znf512b gene encoding zinc finger protein 512B isoform X1, with product MTESFCVGGGRRLQGSSRSGPGKGGSRKDVPLPTVQDPPKLGLPVVHSGHIVPGQASLCFDPGNPASDRTEGKKKGRPKAENQALRDIPLSLMNQWKDEFKAHSRVKCPNSGCWLEFPSIYGLKYHYQRCQGVRVCGSGKRRPGGASGQRPPGPHPTPALPAQGALSDRLAFPCPFCEAAFTSKTQLEKHRMWNHMDHPLPAPKPGPVSRPVTINRPVGVSKPIGVSKPVTVGKPVGVSKPIGISKPVTVSRPISVTKPVTVSRPMPVSRPVPVTKPIPITKPVPLTKHMPVTKLVTVTKPVPLTKPVPVSRPIVVSKPVPVSRPIAISRHTPPCKMVLLTKSENKTPRATGKSSNKKRAADSLDTCPILPKQARTENGEYGPSTMGQSMTFQLSTDPSNGSLLPGSRPLTGKEALRPVGSVSQPEEDPERTRHRRKQKTPKKFTGEQPSISGTFGLKGLAKAEDKARIHRAKKQEGSGSEEVRKKVLATPVTVNKETPTSVAHPASGGPEEQWQRAIHERGEAVCPTCNVVTRKTLVGLKKHMEVCHKLQEALKCQHCRKQFKSKAGLNYHTMAEHSAKPTDAEASEGGEQEERERLRKVLKQMGRLRCPQEGCGAAFSSLMGYQYHQRRCGKPPCEVDSPSFPCTHCGKTYRSKAGHDYHVRSEHTAPPPEDPTDTIPEAEDLLGVERTPSGRIRRTSAQVAVFHLQEIAEDELARDWTKRRMKDDLVPETARLNYTRPGLPTLHPQLLEAWKNEVKEKGHVNCPNNCCEAIYSSVSGLKAHLASCSKGDHLVGKYRCLLCPKEFSSESGVKYHILKTHAENWFRTSADPPPKHKSQTALMPRKEKKKSLSGGKKRGRKPKERSSEEPASKLPPNRDDWPPGGRDKGVRASTGRKAGAGKAPEK from the exons ATGACTGAATCCTTCTGTGTTGGAGGGGGCCGCCGGCTTCAAGGATCCAGCCGAAGTGGACCTGGCAAGGGTGGCAGCCGGAAAGACGTGCCGCTTCCCACGGTGCAGGACCCACCGAAGCTGG GGCTGCCAGTGGTCCACAGTGGACATATAGTGCCTGGCCAGGCCTCACTCTGCTTTGACCCTGGAAACCCAGCCAGTGAcaggacagaagggaagaaaaaagggaggcCGAAAGCCGAGAACCAAGCTCTCCGAGATATTCCT CTCTCTCTGATGAACCAGTGGAAAGATGAATTCAAGGCACACTCAAGGGTGAAGTGTCCAAACTCAGGGTGCTGGCTAGAGTTCCCCAGCATCTATGGGCTCAAGTACCACTATCAGCGGTGCCAAGGGGTAAGGGTCTGTGGGTCAGGGAAGAGGAGGCCTGGGGGTGCGTCTGGGCAGAGGCCCCCGGGGCCCCATCCCACAcctgccctccctgcccaggGCGCTCTCTCAGATAGGCTGGCCTTCCCTTGCCCCTTCTGTGAGGCCGCATTCACCTCCAAGACCCAGCTGGAGAAGCACCGGATGTGGAATCACATGGACCATCCCCTGCCTGCCCCTAAGCCTGGCCCAGTCAGCCGGCCAGTCACCATCAACCGGCCTGTTGGGGTCAGCAAGCCCATTGGAGTGAGCAAACCTGTTACAGTTGGCAAGCCAGTGGGAGTCAGCAAGCCCATTGGCATCAGTAAGCCAGTCACTGTCAGCAGGCCTATTTCAGTCACCAAGCCTGTCACAGTCAGTAGGCCCATGCCAGTCTCTAGGCCTGTGCCAGTCACCAAGCCCATCCCAATCACCAAACCTGTGCCACTCACCAAACACATGCCGGTCACCAAGCTTGTGACAGTTACAAAGCCTGTGCCACTCACCAAGCCAGTACCAGTCAGCAGGCCCATTGTGGTCAGCAAGCCAGTGCCGGTCAGCAGGCCCATTGCCATCAGCAGACACACACCACCCTGCAAAATGGTGCTGCTGACCAAATCTGAGAACAAAACACCTCGTGCTACGGGCAAGAGCAGCAATAAGAAAAG GGCTGCAGACAGTCTGGACACCTGCCCCATCCTACCGAAGCAGGCAAGGACAGAGAATGGAGAGTATGGCCCGTCCACCATGGGCCAGAGTATGACCTTCCAGCTGAGTACAGATCCCAGCAACGGCTCCCTGCTGCCAGGTAGCAGGCCCTTGACAGGCAAAGAGGCATTGCGGCCTGTAGGCTCAGTGTCCCAGCCTGAGGAGGATCCTGAGCGCACAAGACACA gaaggaaacagaaaacaccGAAGAAATTCACAGGGGAGCAGCCGTCTATCTCAGGGACCTTTGGGCTCAAAG gccTGGCCAAAGCTGAAGATAAGGCCCGAATTCATCGCGCCAAGAAGCAAGAGGGATCAGGCTCCGAGGAAGTGCGGAAGAAGGTGCTGGCCACCCCTGTCACTGTAAACAAGGAGACACCAACTTCTGTGGCCCACCCAGCCTCAG GTGGCCCTGAGGAGCAGTGGCAGCGAGCCATCCATGAACGGGGGGAGGCTGTGTGCCCCACCTGCAATGTGGTTACCCGGAAGACCCTCGTGGGGCTCAAAAAGCACATGGAAGTGTGTCACAAG TTGCAGGAAGCACTTAAATGCCAGCACTGCCGAAAACAGTTCAagtccaaggctggcctcaactaCCACACCATGGCTGAACACAGTGCCAAG CCCACTGATGCTGAGGCCTCTGAAGGAGGCGAGCAGGAGGAGCGGGAGAGGCTTCGAAAAGTGCTGAAGCAGATGGGACGGCTGCGTTGCCCCCAGGAG GGCTGTGGGGCTGCCTTCTCCAGCCTCATGGGTTATCAATACCACCAGCGGCGCTGTGGGAAGCCACCCTGTGAGGTAGACagtccctccttcccctgtacCCACTGTGGCAAGACTTACCGATCCAAGGCTGGCCATGACTATCATGTGCGTTCAGAGCACACAGCCCCG CCCCCTGAGGACCCTACAGACACGATCCCCGAGGCTGAAGACCTGCTTGGGGTAGAACGGACCCCAAGTGGTCGCATCCGCCGCACCTCGGCCCAGGTTGCCGTGTTCCACCTACAGGAGATTGCAGAGGATGAGCTGGCCCGTGACTGGACCAAACGGCGCATGAAGGATGACCTGGTGCCTGAGACTGCACGG CTCAACTATACTCGGCCAGGTCTCCCCACACTTCACCCCCAGCTGCTGGAGGCATGGAAGAATGAAGTCAAGGAGAAGGGCCATGTCAACTGTCCCAATAAT TGCTGTGAAGCCATCTACTCCAGTGTGTCCGGCCTCAAGGCCCATCTTGCCAGCTGCAGCAAG GGGGACCACCTTGTGGGGAAGTACCGCTGCCTGCTATGTCCCAAAGAGTTCAGCTCTGAGAGCGGCGTCAAGTACCACATCCTTAAGACCCACGCAGAG AATTGGTTCCGGACCTCAGCTGACCCACCTCCCAAACACAAGAGCCAGACTGCGTTGATGcctaggaaagagaagaagaaaagtctGTCAGGAGGAAAGAAGCGAGGCCGCAAGCCCAAGGAACGGTCCTCCGAGGAGCCAGCATCTAAGCTGCCCCCTAACAGGGATGACTggcccccaggaggcagagacaagggggtCCGGGCCTCCACTGGGAGGAAGGCTGGAGCTGGGAAGGCACCTGAAAAGTGA
- the Znf512b gene encoding zinc finger protein 512B isoform X2, with the protein MTESFCVGGGRRLQGSSRSGPGKGGSRKDVPLPTVQDPPKLGLPVVHSGHIVPGQASLCFDPGNPASDRTEGKKKGRPKAENQALRDIPLSLMNQWKDEFKAHSRVKCPNSGCWLEFPSIYGLKYHYQRCQGGALSDRLAFPCPFCEAAFTSKTQLEKHRMWNHMDHPLPAPKPGPVSRPVTINRPVGVSKPIGVSKPVTVGKPVGVSKPIGISKPVTVSRPISVTKPVTVSRPMPVSRPVPVTKPIPITKPVPLTKHMPVTKLVTVTKPVPLTKPVPVSRPIVVSKPVPVSRPIAISRHTPPCKMVLLTKSENKTPRATGKSSNKKRAADSLDTCPILPKQARTENGEYGPSTMGQSMTFQLSTDPSNGSLLPGSRPLTGKEALRPVGSVSQPEEDPERTRHRRKQKTPKKFTGEQPSISGTFGLKGLAKAEDKARIHRAKKQEGSGSEEVRKKVLATPVTVNKETPTSVAHPASGGPEEQWQRAIHERGEAVCPTCNVVTRKTLVGLKKHMEVCHKLQEALKCQHCRKQFKSKAGLNYHTMAEHSAKPTDAEASEGGEQEERERLRKVLKQMGRLRCPQEGCGAAFSSLMGYQYHQRRCGKPPCEVDSPSFPCTHCGKTYRSKAGHDYHVRSEHTAPPPEDPTDTIPEAEDLLGVERTPSGRIRRTSAQVAVFHLQEIAEDELARDWTKRRMKDDLVPETARLNYTRPGLPTLHPQLLEAWKNEVKEKGHVNCPNNCCEAIYSSVSGLKAHLASCSKGDHLVGKYRCLLCPKEFSSESGVKYHILKTHAENWFRTSADPPPKHKSQTALMPRKEKKKSLSGGKKRGRKPKERSSEEPASKLPPNRDDWPPGGRDKGVRASTGRKAGAGKAPEK; encoded by the exons ATGACTGAATCCTTCTGTGTTGGAGGGGGCCGCCGGCTTCAAGGATCCAGCCGAAGTGGACCTGGCAAGGGTGGCAGCCGGAAAGACGTGCCGCTTCCCACGGTGCAGGACCCACCGAAGCTGG GGCTGCCAGTGGTCCACAGTGGACATATAGTGCCTGGCCAGGCCTCACTCTGCTTTGACCCTGGAAACCCAGCCAGTGAcaggacagaagggaagaaaaaagggaggcCGAAAGCCGAGAACCAAGCTCTCCGAGATATTCCT CTCTCTCTGATGAACCAGTGGAAAGATGAATTCAAGGCACACTCAAGGGTGAAGTGTCCAAACTCAGGGTGCTGGCTAGAGTTCCCCAGCATCTATGGGCTCAAGTACCACTATCAGCGGTGCCAAGGG gGCGCTCTCTCAGATAGGCTGGCCTTCCCTTGCCCCTTCTGTGAGGCCGCATTCACCTCCAAGACCCAGCTGGAGAAGCACCGGATGTGGAATCACATGGACCATCCCCTGCCTGCCCCTAAGCCTGGCCCAGTCAGCCGGCCAGTCACCATCAACCGGCCTGTTGGGGTCAGCAAGCCCATTGGAGTGAGCAAACCTGTTACAGTTGGCAAGCCAGTGGGAGTCAGCAAGCCCATTGGCATCAGTAAGCCAGTCACTGTCAGCAGGCCTATTTCAGTCACCAAGCCTGTCACAGTCAGTAGGCCCATGCCAGTCTCTAGGCCTGTGCCAGTCACCAAGCCCATCCCAATCACCAAACCTGTGCCACTCACCAAACACATGCCGGTCACCAAGCTTGTGACAGTTACAAAGCCTGTGCCACTCACCAAGCCAGTACCAGTCAGCAGGCCCATTGTGGTCAGCAAGCCAGTGCCGGTCAGCAGGCCCATTGCCATCAGCAGACACACACCACCCTGCAAAATGGTGCTGCTGACCAAATCTGAGAACAAAACACCTCGTGCTACGGGCAAGAGCAGCAATAAGAAAAG GGCTGCAGACAGTCTGGACACCTGCCCCATCCTACCGAAGCAGGCAAGGACAGAGAATGGAGAGTATGGCCCGTCCACCATGGGCCAGAGTATGACCTTCCAGCTGAGTACAGATCCCAGCAACGGCTCCCTGCTGCCAGGTAGCAGGCCCTTGACAGGCAAAGAGGCATTGCGGCCTGTAGGCTCAGTGTCCCAGCCTGAGGAGGATCCTGAGCGCACAAGACACA gaaggaaacagaaaacaccGAAGAAATTCACAGGGGAGCAGCCGTCTATCTCAGGGACCTTTGGGCTCAAAG gccTGGCCAAAGCTGAAGATAAGGCCCGAATTCATCGCGCCAAGAAGCAAGAGGGATCAGGCTCCGAGGAAGTGCGGAAGAAGGTGCTGGCCACCCCTGTCACTGTAAACAAGGAGACACCAACTTCTGTGGCCCACCCAGCCTCAG GTGGCCCTGAGGAGCAGTGGCAGCGAGCCATCCATGAACGGGGGGAGGCTGTGTGCCCCACCTGCAATGTGGTTACCCGGAAGACCCTCGTGGGGCTCAAAAAGCACATGGAAGTGTGTCACAAG TTGCAGGAAGCACTTAAATGCCAGCACTGCCGAAAACAGTTCAagtccaaggctggcctcaactaCCACACCATGGCTGAACACAGTGCCAAG CCCACTGATGCTGAGGCCTCTGAAGGAGGCGAGCAGGAGGAGCGGGAGAGGCTTCGAAAAGTGCTGAAGCAGATGGGACGGCTGCGTTGCCCCCAGGAG GGCTGTGGGGCTGCCTTCTCCAGCCTCATGGGTTATCAATACCACCAGCGGCGCTGTGGGAAGCCACCCTGTGAGGTAGACagtccctccttcccctgtacCCACTGTGGCAAGACTTACCGATCCAAGGCTGGCCATGACTATCATGTGCGTTCAGAGCACACAGCCCCG CCCCCTGAGGACCCTACAGACACGATCCCCGAGGCTGAAGACCTGCTTGGGGTAGAACGGACCCCAAGTGGTCGCATCCGCCGCACCTCGGCCCAGGTTGCCGTGTTCCACCTACAGGAGATTGCAGAGGATGAGCTGGCCCGTGACTGGACCAAACGGCGCATGAAGGATGACCTGGTGCCTGAGACTGCACGG CTCAACTATACTCGGCCAGGTCTCCCCACACTTCACCCCCAGCTGCTGGAGGCATGGAAGAATGAAGTCAAGGAGAAGGGCCATGTCAACTGTCCCAATAAT TGCTGTGAAGCCATCTACTCCAGTGTGTCCGGCCTCAAGGCCCATCTTGCCAGCTGCAGCAAG GGGGACCACCTTGTGGGGAAGTACCGCTGCCTGCTATGTCCCAAAGAGTTCAGCTCTGAGAGCGGCGTCAAGTACCACATCCTTAAGACCCACGCAGAG AATTGGTTCCGGACCTCAGCTGACCCACCTCCCAAACACAAGAGCCAGACTGCGTTGATGcctaggaaagagaagaagaaaagtctGTCAGGAGGAAAGAAGCGAGGCCGCAAGCCCAAGGAACGGTCCTCCGAGGAGCCAGCATCTAAGCTGCCCCCTAACAGGGATGACTggcccccaggaggcagagacaagggggtCCGGGCCTCCACTGGGAGGAAGGCTGGAGCTGGGAAGGCACCTGAAAAGTGA